One Sagittula stellata E-37 genomic window carries:
- a CDS encoding calcium-binding protein, with amino-acid sequence MPQYNVSLTNMSATGRFVQSDHFGANALQLVNVDAHGHLGPTDGFQSAAQTLGLNHFRYPGGGTENVIDITRLENGQIREEVRRFLDWVRDSGTADEPGKVTIVLPTKTDLPAQQVEDFVYLLLREYGPLIEALEIGNEYSIGRYDPNYDRSTHPEENPNGDFVSSMTEAEYGVAANRVINASLDAMDRYSAGTTGTAHDPKILLQIGDIQGAASTYKGSGSFDMANEAIVSFLNARARAAVDGGVAHYYYNQSHEDDQSFTHEWYEHRSLDWRIENFSNWLGHDVELYVTEWNVLASNYNQLGAASAGILLEQFEFMVQAGVQDAFVWPLQHRTGSNIAGNRQVDDIDLTIGGTAFQMMAESLKPQTSQTGSVTAFESIASDSTGSNDNVEVNLFSSAYQDVIFMTLRDLNRATVNLDISPFLNADSTVEVTHVTIDRSTSDGLSDMADEDGLNRIGRRIIDQEEADQLATLAFFDPTDANHIRDLGDGRYQTYLPTYSSIVPLTANPTGLDDYYFATETDVDALVTTLSGDYLSTGIVRVGLMPYDFVRVVIDKTASHDGGSGNDHQVGGTGRDSMLGRLGNDTMFGGEGNDTLKGGHGDDRLYGGDGNDYIVDGYGNDLIYGQEGDDEFVLVAGQDRVFGGDGNDSVSVAWAKHDVSFQHLDGGLTLVTPDGRVDMREVETVELADDTVATDDIHVFVMDAPPNFDDML; translated from the coding sequence ATGCCCCAATACAACGTATCACTGACGAACATGTCTGCGACCGGGAGGTTCGTTCAGTCGGACCATTTCGGTGCGAATGCTTTGCAACTGGTCAACGTGGACGCACATGGCCACCTCGGTCCGACGGACGGTTTCCAGAGCGCCGCTCAGACGCTTGGTCTCAACCATTTCCGTTATCCCGGAGGCGGGACGGAGAACGTCATCGACATCACCCGGCTGGAAAACGGCCAGATAAGGGAGGAGGTGCGCCGCTTTCTCGATTGGGTCAGGGACTCTGGGACTGCCGATGAGCCGGGCAAAGTGACGATCGTCCTGCCGACGAAGACCGACCTGCCGGCGCAGCAGGTCGAGGATTTCGTCTACCTACTGCTGAGGGAATACGGACCGCTGATCGAGGCGCTGGAAATCGGCAACGAGTATTCGATTGGCCGTTACGATCCCAACTACGACCGCAGCACCCACCCAGAGGAGAACCCGAACGGCGATTTCGTATCCTCCATGACGGAGGCGGAGTACGGCGTCGCCGCGAACCGTGTCATCAACGCCTCGCTCGATGCGATGGACCGGTATTCGGCAGGGACCACCGGCACCGCCCACGACCCCAAGATCCTCCTCCAGATCGGCGACATCCAGGGCGCCGCCAGCACGTACAAGGGCAGCGGTTCCTTTGACATGGCGAACGAGGCGATTGTCTCGTTTCTGAATGCGCGCGCGCGGGCGGCTGTCGACGGCGGCGTGGCACACTACTACTACAACCAGTCACACGAGGACGATCAGTCCTTTACCCATGAATGGTACGAACACCGCAGTCTCGACTGGCGTATCGAGAACTTCAGCAACTGGCTGGGGCATGATGTGGAGCTTTACGTCACCGAATGGAACGTGCTGGCCAGCAATTACAACCAGCTCGGCGCGGCGAGCGCGGGCATCCTGCTGGAACAGTTCGAGTTCATGGTGCAGGCCGGTGTTCAGGACGCCTTCGTCTGGCCGCTGCAGCATCGCACCGGATCGAATATCGCGGGCAACCGGCAGGTGGACGATATCGACCTGACCATTGGCGGCACGGCTTTCCAGATGATGGCCGAATCCCTGAAACCTCAGACCAGCCAGACCGGCAGCGTCACCGCCTTCGAGAGCATCGCCTCCGACAGCACGGGCAGCAACGACAATGTCGAAGTGAACCTGTTTTCCAGTGCCTATCAGGATGTCATCTTCATGACCCTGCGGGACCTCAACCGCGCCACGGTCAACCTCGACATCTCGCCCTTCCTGAATGCGGATTCCACGGTGGAAGTGACCCATGTGACCATCGACCGGTCCACCTCGGACGGTTTGTCGGACATGGCGGACGAGGACGGGCTGAACCGGATCGGCAGGCGCATCATCGACCAGGAAGAGGCGGATCAGCTTGCGACGCTGGCCTTCTTCGACCCCACCGACGCCAATCATATCCGGGATCTGGGCGACGGGCGCTACCAGACCTATCTGCCGACATACTCGAGCATCGTGCCGTTGACCGCCAATCCGACCGGCCTCGACGACTACTACTTTGCGACGGAAACCGACGTGGATGCGCTCGTCACGACCCTGTCGGGCGACTACCTGTCGACGGGCATCGTACGGGTCGGCCTGATGCCCTATGACTTCGTGCGCGTGGTCATCGACAAGACCGCTTCGCACGACGGCGGCAGCGGAAACGACCATCAGGTGGGCGGCACGGGCCGCGACTCCATGTTGGGCAGGCTCGGCAACGACACGATGTTCGGTGGGGAGGGCAACGACACGCTCAAGGGGGGGCATGGCGACGACCGTTTGTACGGCGGGGACGGCAACGACTACATTGTCGACGGTTACGGCAACGACCTGATTTACGGCCAGGAGGGGGACGACGAGTTTGTGCTTGTCGCGGGTCAGGACCGGGTGTTCGGCGGTGACGGAAACGATTCAGTTTCCGTCGCGTGGGCAAAGCACGACGTTTCGTTTCAGCACCTCGACGGCGGTCTGACCCTCGTGACGCCGGACGGAAGGGTCGACATGCGTGAGGTCGAGACTGTGGAACTCGCCGACGATACCGTGGCCACCGACGACATCCACGTCTTCGTGATGGATGCGCCGCCGAACTTCGACGACATGCTCTGA
- a CDS encoding SDR family oxidoreductase — protein sequence MDLGIRGKRALVCASSKGLGRGCAEALAEAGVDLVMNARGAEALEETAQAIRDRWEVDVTTVAADIVSEDGRARVLQEAGGVDILVTNAGGPPPGMWSDWGREDFVKALDANMLTPIALMTALMPKMIDKGWGRVVNITSVSVKAPVGVLGLSNSARTGLTGYVAGTSRQVAPKGVIVNNLLPGIHATDRADSLDGAVVKAKGISLEEARAERFATIPAGRYGTPEEFGQMCAFMCSQHAGFMVGQNVLLDGGASNMTM from the coding sequence ATGGACCTGGGAATTCGTGGTAAACGCGCGCTGGTCTGCGCCTCCAGCAAGGGACTGGGGCGGGGCTGTGCCGAAGCTCTGGCAGAGGCGGGGGTGGACCTCGTGATGAATGCACGCGGGGCCGAGGCGCTGGAAGAAACCGCGCAGGCCATCCGTGATCGCTGGGAGGTCGATGTCACGACCGTGGCGGCGGACATCGTGTCAGAGGACGGACGTGCACGTGTCCTGCAAGAGGCCGGGGGTGTCGATATCCTCGTGACCAACGCGGGCGGCCCGCCGCCGGGCATGTGGTCCGACTGGGGCCGCGAGGATTTCGTGAAGGCTTTGGACGCCAACATGCTGACGCCCATCGCGCTGATGACCGCGCTCATGCCCAAAATGATCGACAAGGGATGGGGCCGGGTGGTCAACATCACCTCCGTGTCGGTCAAGGCGCCGGTCGGCGTGCTGGGCCTGTCCAATTCGGCCCGGACGGGGCTTACGGGATACGTCGCCGGGACCTCGCGGCAGGTGGCACCCAAGGGCGTGATCGTGAACAACCTGCTGCCCGGCATCCATGCGACGGACCGCGCGGATTCGCTGGATGGCGCGGTGGTCAAGGCAAAGGGGATCTCGCTGGAAGAGGCGCGGGCCGAACGCTTTGCGACCATTCCGGCGGGGCGCTATGGCACGCCGGAGGAGTTCGGCCAGATGTGCGCCTTCATGTGTTCCCAGCACGCGGGCTTCATGGTGGGGCAGAACGTCCTGCTGGACGGCGGTGCCTCCAACATGACGATGTAA
- a CDS encoding peptide chain release factor 3: MLDNRPSLPPEIARRRTFAIISHPDAGKTTLTEKFLLYGGAIQMAGQVRAKGEARRTRSDFMQMEKDRGISVSASAMSFDFGKFRFNLVDTPGHSDFSEDTYRTLTAVDAAVMVIDGAKGVESQTQKLFEVCRLRDLPILTFCNKMDREARDTFEIIDEIQENLAIDVTPASWPIGMGRDFLGCYDMLNDRLELMDRADRNKVAESISLQGLDDPRMADHIPEALLEQLREEVEMARELLPALDPQSVLEGHMTPIWFGSAINSFGVKELMQGIGTYGPEPQVQKATPREIAPEETKVAGFVFKVQANMDPKHRDRVAFVRLASGHFERGMKLTHVRTKKPMAISNPVLFLAADRELAEEAWAGDIIGIPNHGQLRIGDTLTEGEALKVTGIPSFAPELLQSVRAGDPMKAKHLEKALMQFAEEGAAKVFKPMIGSGFIVGVVGALQFEVLGSRIELEYGLPVRFDASQFTSARWVHGPKEAVEKFSQANKQHISYDHDGDVVYLTRLQWDIDRVERDYPDITLSATKEMMV; the protein is encoded by the coding sequence ATGCTGGACAATCGCCCCTCCCTTCCGCCCGAAATCGCCCGTCGCCGGACGTTTGCGATCATCTCGCACCCGGACGCCGGCAAGACCACGCTGACGGAAAAATTCCTCCTTTATGGGGGCGCCATCCAGATGGCCGGTCAGGTGCGCGCCAAGGGTGAAGCGCGGCGGACGCGATCTGACTTCATGCAGATGGAAAAAGACCGGGGCATCTCGGTCTCTGCATCTGCCATGTCCTTCGACTTTGGCAAGTTCCGCTTCAACCTCGTCGACACGCCCGGCCACTCGGACTTTTCCGAGGATACCTACCGCACGCTGACGGCGGTGGACGCGGCGGTCATGGTCATCGACGGCGCGAAGGGCGTGGAAAGCCAGACGCAGAAACTGTTCGAGGTCTGCCGCCTGCGCGACCTGCCGATCCTGACCTTCTGCAACAAGATGGACCGCGAGGCGCGCGACACCTTCGAGATCATCGACGAGATCCAGGAAAACCTCGCCATCGACGTGACCCCGGCAAGCTGGCCCATCGGCATGGGGCGCGACTTCCTGGGTTGCTACGACATGCTGAACGACCGGCTGGAATTGATGGACCGGGCCGACCGGAACAAGGTGGCGGAATCCATCAGCCTTCAAGGGCTGGACGATCCGCGCATGGCCGATCACATCCCAGAGGCGCTGCTTGAGCAGTTGCGCGAAGAGGTCGAGATGGCCCGGGAGCTCTTGCCCGCGCTGGATCCGCAAAGCGTGCTCGAAGGGCACATGACGCCCATCTGGTTCGGTTCGGCGATCAACTCCTTCGGAGTGAAGGAGTTGATGCAGGGCATCGGCACCTATGGCCCCGAACCGCAGGTTCAGAAGGCCACCCCGCGAGAGATCGCGCCGGAAGAGACCAAGGTCGCCGGTTTCGTATTCAAGGTGCAGGCCAACATGGACCCCAAGCACCGCGACCGGGTGGCGTTTGTCCGGCTGGCATCGGGCCACTTCGAACGAGGCATGAAGCTGACGCACGTCCGCACGAAGAAACCCATGGCGATTTCCAACCCGGTGCTGTTTCTCGCCGCCGACCGCGAACTGGCGGAAGAGGCCTGGGCCGGCGATATCATCGGCATCCCGAACCACGGGCAGCTGCGCATCGGCGACACGTTGACCGAGGGCGAGGCGCTGAAGGTCACGGGTATCCCATCCTTCGCGCCGGAGCTTTTGCAAAGCGTCCGCGCGGGCGACCCGATGAAGGCCAAGCACCTGGAAAAGGCGCTGATGCAATTCGCCGAGGAAGGCGCGGCCAAGGTCTTCAAGCCGATGATCGGCTCTGGTTTCATCGTCGGCGTCGTGGGCGCGCTGCAATTCGAGGTCCTGGGATCGCGGATCGAGCTGGAATACGGCCTGCCGGTCCGGTTCGACGCGTCGCAGTTCACGTCCGCCCGCTGGGTGCACGGGCCGAAAGAGGCTGTCGAGAAGTTCTCGCAGGCCAACAAGCAGCACATCAGCTACGACCACGATGGCGACGTGGTCTACCTGACACGCCTGCAATGGGACATCGACCGGGTGGAGCGTGACTATCCCGACATTACGCTCAGCGCGACGAAGGAAATGATGGTCTGA
- a CDS encoding transglutaminase-like domain-containing protein: protein MRRRQFLLRSAAVSALIAAPVSLRAAYAPASTEWRRFELKTRVTLDRDGASAQAWIPVPAHADPLWTIPGDTTWTGNADTVKQVMSEDGSHGFIHATWDASDTPAVLEVTSDVRTRDRHSGLSGTAALSEEERARATTPTELLPLNGIVLDTANEITDGADNDLDKAKRIYNWVVDETERNPETRGCGLGDIASMLHTGDLTGKCADLNALFVGLARAAGLPARDLYGIRVAPSAFGYKALGAGSADVTKAQHCRAEVFIDGHGWVAADPADVRKVVLQEDDGTLSLSDAKVQDVRDALFGAAEGNWIALGTAHDVSLPGSDNGPVPFLMYPQAEIGGERRDELDPANFTYTITTRELDA from the coding sequence ATGCGCCGTCGTCAATTTCTCCTCCGTTCCGCTGCCGTCTCCGCCCTGATCGCTGCACCCGTCTCTTTGCGCGCCGCCTACGCGCCCGCCTCCACCGAGTGGCGCAGGTTCGAACTGAAAACGCGCGTCACACTTGATCGTGACGGTGCATCGGCGCAGGCGTGGATCCCTGTCCCCGCCCATGCCGACCCGCTCTGGACGATCCCGGGCGACACCACGTGGACCGGCAACGCCGACACGGTGAAGCAGGTCATGTCAGAAGACGGAAGCCACGGGTTCATCCACGCCACCTGGGACGCCTCCGATACGCCTGCCGTGCTGGAAGTGACATCCGACGTCCGCACCCGCGACCGCCATTCCGGTCTGTCCGGCACCGCCGCCCTGTCCGAGGAGGAACGCGCACGCGCCACGACCCCAACCGAACTCCTGCCGCTGAACGGCATCGTTCTGGATACTGCCAACGAGATCACCGATGGCGCCGACAACGACCTCGACAAGGCCAAGCGTATCTACAACTGGGTCGTCGATGAGACGGAGCGCAATCCCGAGACCCGCGGCTGCGGTCTGGGCGACATCGCATCCATGCTGCACACCGGCGATCTGACCGGAAAATGCGCCGACCTGAACGCCCTGTTTGTGGGTCTTGCCCGTGCCGCTGGCCTGCCCGCGCGGGACCTCTACGGCATTCGCGTGGCGCCCTCCGCCTTCGGCTACAAAGCGCTCGGTGCCGGGTCTGCTGACGTGACAAAGGCCCAGCATTGCCGGGCCGAAGTCTTCATCGACGGTCACGGGTGGGTCGCCGCCGATCCGGCCGACGTGCGCAAGGTCGTCCTGCAGGAAGACGATGGTACTCTGAGCCTGTCTGATGCCAAGGTGCAGGACGTGCGCGATGCGCTGTTTGGCGCTGCGGAAGGCAACTGGATCGCGCTTGGCACAGCGCACGACGTGTCGCTGCCCGGCTCTGACAACGGGCCGGTGCCGTTCCTGATGTACCCTCAGGCCGAAATCGGCGGGGAACGACGCGACGAACTCGACCCGGCGAATTTCACCTACACGATCACGACGCGCGAACTGGACGCCTGA
- a CDS encoding Hint domain-containing protein has translation MSRSASPLQVYPTTALRVVSGANLGDALAWAEDLQHDDIYRLSPLAALRTISVENTARPPFRIGHDTEAGTPENDLHLDCCVTFMSGSGNTTEALVLVETDTDGNAVQVYALPLTEMSPKVDYTLVGISEETALARYAQIACTSFTAGTLITMASGAQKPVEELAAGDRVLTRDDGPQEIRWIGHHTSRASGTFAPILIREGALNNARDLYVSPDHRLFIYQRRDELGAGRSEVLVRARHLVNGDTVVVAPGGFVDYFQMLFDAHQIIYAEGIAAESMLVTSQTQAVLPDALADRLSALIPGHRCTDFSDYEIGEALLSHPDAAALLRKSSGG, from the coding sequence ATGAGCCGTTCCGCCTCGCCCCTTCAGGTCTACCCGACCACCGCCCTGCGCGTGGTCAGCGGGGCCAATCTTGGCGATGCACTGGCCTGGGCAGAGGACCTTCAGCACGACGATATCTACCGCCTGTCGCCTCTGGCGGCGCTGCGCACCATTTCTGTCGAGAACACGGCCAGGCCCCCCTTCCGCATCGGCCACGATACAGAGGCCGGGACACCCGAGAACGATTTGCACCTCGACTGCTGCGTCACCTTCATGTCCGGCTCCGGCAACACGACAGAGGCATTGGTGCTTGTCGAAACCGACACGGACGGGAACGCCGTCCAGGTCTACGCCCTGCCCCTGACCGAGATGTCGCCTAAGGTCGATTACACCTTGGTGGGCATTTCCGAGGAGACGGCGCTGGCACGCTACGCGCAGATCGCCTGCACCTCCTTCACTGCGGGCACCCTCATCACCATGGCCTCGGGCGCGCAGAAACCGGTAGAGGAACTTGCGGCCGGTGATCGTGTGCTGACACGGGACGACGGCCCGCAGGAAATAAGGTGGATCGGCCACCACACGTCGCGCGCCTCGGGGACCTTCGCTCCGATCCTCATCCGCGAGGGTGCCTTGAACAACGCCCGAGACCTTTACGTCTCACCCGACCACAGGCTTTTCATCTACCAGCGGCGTGACGAGCTCGGGGCGGGCCGGTCGGAGGTTCTGGTCCGTGCCCGACACCTGGTGAACGGTGACACGGTGGTCGTCGCACCGGGGGGCTTCGTCGATTACTTCCAGATGCTCTTCGACGCGCATCAGATCATCTATGCCGAAGGGATCGCCGCCGAATCGATGCTCGTGACGTCACAGACCCAGGCGGTTCTTCCCGATGCGCTGGCCGACCGTCTGTCGGCGCTGATACCGGGGCACAGGTGTACAGACTTCTCCGACTACGAAATCGGAGAAGCGCTGTTGTCGCATCCGGACGCCGCAGCGCTGTTGAGAAAGTCGTCTGGCGGCTGA
- a CDS encoding DUF7218 family protein, with amino-acid sequence MSRPSIKNEKLYDDLRDDGMSKEKAARIANAKANDDMNPSEKGGKAPPYEQWTKDDLYTRAQEIGIDGRSDMSKDELIEALRSH; translated from the coding sequence ATGTCACGACCGAGCATCAAGAACGAAAAGCTGTATGACGACTTGCGCGACGACGGCATGTCCAAGGAAAAGGCGGCCCGCATCGCAAATGCCAAGGCCAACGACGACATGAACCCGTCCGAGAAGGGGGGCAAGGCGCCACCCTACGAGCAATGGACAAAGGACGACCTCTACACCCGCGCGCAGGAAATCGGGATCGACGGGCGGTCCGACATGTCCAAGGACGAGCTGATCGAGGCACTCAGGTCCCATTGA